A single region of the Salvia miltiorrhiza cultivar Shanhuang (shh) chromosome 8, IMPLAD_Smil_shh, whole genome shotgun sequence genome encodes:
- the LOC131000623 gene encoding ubiquitin-like protein 5: protein MIEVVLNDRLGKKVRVKCNDDDTIGDLKKLVAAQTGTRADKIRIQKWYTVYKDHITLKDYEIHDGMGLELYYN from the coding sequence ATGATTGAGGTGGTGTTGAACGATCGGCTGGGGAAGAAGGTTCGGGTGAAATGCAACGACGACGACACGATTGGCGACctgaagaagctggtggcggCTCAGACGGGAACGCGCGCTGACAAGATCAGAATCCAGAAATGGTACACCGTCTATAAGGACCACATCACCCTAAAGGACTACGAGATCCACGACGGCATGGGCCTCGAGCTCTACTACAACTAG